The window cttccccttcccctataaatagaggggcgaggggagggctgaacacctgatccaaggcgcagcccctcccctccccaacacctctcctcctccgttgagtgcttggcgaagccctgtcggagtactgcctatccaccaacaccacgccgtcgtgttgctgctggagccttcttcctcaacctctccttcccccttgctgaatcaagaaggaggagacgtcgtccgttccgtacgtgtgttgaacgcggaggtgctgtccgttcggcacttggtcatcggtgatttgaatcacggcgagtacgactccatcatcaccgttctcttgaacgcttccgcacgcgatctacaaagtggtatgtagatgcaatctctctcccatgactcgttgcttagatgaactcatagatggatcttggtgaaaccgtaggaaaatttttaattttctgcaacgttccccaacaccaaggaGACTTAAATTCTAGAGGGTTTGGACCTAGATGGCTCATGTGGATGGACATGATCTTCTTTCTTGGGCCTCCCACTGAGTCTGACCAAACCAAAAAAAACGGAAGATTTTATCTCCGTTTTGAAAAGAATTGGCAAAAGGTTGGCTCGCTACTACACTTTGCTATCATATGGAGACAAGATGATCCTTATCAAATATGTGTTTTGTAGTCTACCTTTTTTTTCATCAGCACTTTGGTTTTGCCTACTGGGGTCTTCGAGCAAATAAATAAATATTTAAGGCATTGTTTTTGGATAAAGTATGGAATGGAGGACAGAGACTCTACTCTCATTACCTTAGACGAAGTTTGCCTCCCCAAAGACCTAGGAGGGCTGGTAGTTTTAGATCTTGCAAGTCACAATAAGTGTCTCCTAATGGAACATCTACGCAAAAAAAACAATTGTGAAAATCtaccttgggtgaagtttatatggaaTTCCTACTAAACTGAAAGACTTGTCACAGACAAACCAGTGGGATCGTTTGGGTGGAACAACATCTCCAGGCTAATACATGAATTCAAACAGGTGGCTAAAGGAATCATAGGGAAGGGCAGTACCATCTTATTCTAGCAGGATGATTGGGGCAAAGGGAAAATCAAAGAGCTTTTTAATCTACCTAATTCTACATGTCATTCAATCATGTAACTTTGCATGTAGATATAGCATACAAACACATTTTAAATTAGTTTTTAATCTATCTGATTTTACTATTCATCTAGGAGCATATTAGTTTGTGAGGCAAAAAGCAACACCCAAACAAAAGGCAGACATGTGAGGTCAACGATGGTTTCCATTTTTATGATGGTATTGGCCACATTAGGAGACCAAAAGCGTCTTGAGTGCGAGATGATTTTTAGCACCTTGTTGGATGCATGCTTGGGTGCTTGGCGAGAGCATATGAGATGCCAAGAGGGCGAAGAGTGACATCGCCATCTTGAGTTGCATTTTATTGACTACGAAGAAGATAGAGAGGAGTAGAGGGTAGGAGGTGAACTTGTGGCATCAGAAGACGAGGGAGACGACAAGACAAACAGAGCCAGAGTATGTCGCTAACCAtttgatatatactccctccgtttcaaaatagatgacccaactttatactaactttaatacaaagttgggttatctattttggaacggagggagtagtatttatgcaTTTGTTGTTTTCGAGCAACCCCCATGGTACTACATGAGAATAGAAGTGGAGGAATGGAGGAACGGGGGAGAAAAatgcctctttgttttctagcaagGAGATGGTTGTTAAGGAGACGCAACAAATGCCGAGGAGAAAAAGAACACGGAGACGGGTTAGATTTTCATCCCAGTTGACGCCCGCCTCTGATCCTCCCGCATCTACTACATCATGGGAAAATATCTGGTGCACCGGAGCTTGTAGTGCTACCGATGCACCGAACTCACATTGTGCTTTTAAAACGTTCAAAAAATTCTGCAAAAAATAGTACACTCACACAACATCAATGTAGGTTGTCACAACATTTCAAATCAAAATTTGAAACATAACTTGAAAAACAATAATGAAAAATTCAacactgaatagtacataacattatcttgggctttagatttggcccattTTCACACTGATGCCAAATTATCATTTTTGTATCTCAAAAAATATTTTGAATTTGTATACGATTTTTTGTGACATCATACATTGATATTGCGTTAACATGCTAGAATTTATTCAGATTTtaaaaaatattatatagcatccggtgcaccggtagcaccacaagtgtGGGTGCACCGGATACATTCCCACTACGTCATCGCCCATCTTTTACGTTAGTGTGTCTATAAATACTTTTTGTTATCCCGTGTATGTTAGTGTGCCTATAAATATCTTTTGTTATCCCGTGGCAAGGCATTTCGCTGTTGttaagtacttcctccgttcttaaatataagtacTTTTAGAGAttacaatatgaactacatacgaagcaaaataaatgaatctacactAATATACGTTTATATATATACCCGTGTGTAGTTTATATTGAAattgacttatatttaggaatggagggagtaaatgaCTAGTTCACGCTCCATGATACACTCGTGGGGAGGTTCATAACCTCCACCCCATTTTCATTGACACAAACCGCTGAAAAATATGAAAAACTGACCTAAAAGTTCTCTTCGAGACACTACAATGAGTTGGGGCAGGAATTTGACAGTTTTCACAAAAATGGCCGAAATAAAAGCACTGATGTCACAAAATACAAGCATATCGCAGCCCCAAAAAGATACACGCAAGCCAGTGACCCACAAGAAAATATCACTACCTAACCACCGGGGATGGCAAAGTGCCTAAGCCAGCTTTAATAGGAATGAGAAAAATTGGGATGGCAGATCTAGAATTGGAGAAGCATAAAGTGATAAATCTGAAATTGTGTCTCACAACTTTTACTGCCGGCACAGTGGCCGACAGCCTACTAATGAATCAAAACGTTAAATCCTCTGCACAAATTTGCGGTATTCATGTTTCCATCTGCACAGCCGGCTGCAGAACCTCCTCTGTTCGTCGTCCTCGTCCCAGGCCTCCGCCGTCTCCATCTCCCCGCACCGCGGGTCGGCGCAGGGCGCAGCAGGCTCGGCCGTCCTCCAGCGGCGCATCGTCAGCCTTCTCATGACCGAAGCGGCCTCTCTGCGAACGGAGGCAATCTTGATCTTGCTCTTTGTTCTTGCTGCAGAGCATCCCTCCAGATATCCCATTGCCTCCTCGATACCTTCGGGATTGTACGCGTCGCGCAGCATAATCATGCCGATGGTGTAGGCCGCAACGGCATGGCCGTGCTTCATGGCACGGTGGAGGTGCTGGAGCCCGCTCTCCTTTCCCCTACGGTTGCAGATCTCCTCCTGGCGAAGGAAGAAAATGTCAGAATTGTAGCAGCTGGGTTGGTTAGCAAGTGAACAAACTGAACATGATGCGATTCTGCAAGATGGGTATCCGTGCTTCAgacattaccaggccgaggatgtagGATGCTTCGGGGTTGCCGGTGGCCGCGCACTCCCCGAGCACCGAGAGGAACCTCTCCTTGTCCCACCAGTGCAGACGCCACTCCCTGTCCACCGCCATGCACCGGCCCACCTCCCTCGCCGCCGTCGCGTCGCGGAACACCTTGCATCTGAAGAGATACATGCGCATGATGTAGCACCTTGCATCATTTCACAATCACACGCGAACATCAGAAAGGAAAGGAACAATTAATTGGTCACTTACGATCGCCTGAGGCTGACGATGTCGTCGAGGGGCGTCGTTGACTCCCCGGCGATTCTGGCAGTCACCTCCACGAGGATGTCAGAAGGGAGGCCGGCGATGCCCATGCCTGACGGAtcagcccctcctcctcctccttgccccGTGAGCCCCTCCTCCGTCTCCTCACCCCAATCCTCCTCCTCGTCCCCTTTTGCCTTGTTAAGGTAGATGATGACCAGACCAGAAGCACGTGTAAGTACAGCCAATTATAGCAACTTGCAATGGCGGTTGGCAGAAAGGAAGTTGTTTGTGGTCACAGAGAAGCGGTGGGGGGGCATAAACCAATCTATCACGCAAGGACCAAGAGGTGATACTACTAGTTTATTATAGTTGGATGGATGTCTAGCTAAGCTTCCGCGTGGGGTCTCAGATGTCAAAGCAAACCAGCTCTCGTTTCCATTGGTTGGTTCACTGCACGGCTGCAAATTTGCTGACCTACTAGAGAACAGTGATGCATTCTAGTGGTCGAAGAATGAGAAAGTGAACAAGGCCACCTATTTTATTCTATATATATGAAAAGGTTGTGCGCTAAAAATATGTAACCTTGAAATGTCTGTATTAGGAAGAATATTGTATTGGTGAGAAAAGGGTCTGATTTATACAATAAAGATATGTTTGTGCTAAAAAGGCAAGCACAAATATCTCTTTTTGTTTCCACAAGCAGAGATTAGGAACTGAAATCTTGTCACGATGTAGCTGTAATTTTATATACTAGCGTCTAAGACGTTCATCTAGCATCTCATGTACTAGTAAATATCTAAGTTTGAGAAagaaaaaatgcataaaaacaaaattGGTAGTCAAATTGGGTGAGGGGTACTCACCAGTATGCAATCTGGAACAGCATCAGGGCATGTCGCTGTGCACAACATTCGTGACAGCAACTAAACCAAATCACCAGTGAATCTTCTCCCTATACAGCAACAAGCAAAAAAATGATTGTTCAGAACGATTTTATTTAGGCTGTATGAATCAAACTGTTCTTTATATAGTACTGCAAGCATACTAGTTCACATCTCAGAACAGTGTGGAACGTTGGTTCCTGATCAGTAGCACTCGGGCATAAAGCGGGTAAATTGGGAAACTTAGATATATGCCATTGCAACTTTGGCGATTCAGAGAAATGCAATCACTATTTTACTCTTTAGAAAAATGACACTACAGCGTTGCAATACTCCTGGAAATGCCATTATGCAAAATTTCAGACCAAAATGCCCATGCCTTCTTCCTTGCTCTTCTCCTCCCTCCACTGACCTCATTTTCCTCAACCATGGCAGCACAGTCTCTTCCTCCCTCTCTCACCTCTCTTCCTTGCCTTTCTTTGCCACATGGATTCGACCTCAATGCCACAGCCTGAGCATGGGATCCCCATCACAATTTCTTCCCAGAGATCAGAATTACCATCCAAGGCCATCCGAACGCATTCTGTGATCCACATCTCATCCGCATATGGTTGCTCTGTGGCTCCCATCTCCTCTAAATCCGACAGTGAGCCGGCAACGGGAGGCTGAGGGGAATATTGAGATGGAGCTTGCTGCTGGATTCAGTAAAACAGCCATGGACCCCATCTCCTCTAGATAAGGCAGCAGGAATTTGAGGCGGTCTTCAAAATGGAGCTTCCCGATGGATTCCATGCAGTCATGGGAGGGCAGAGGATGCTGCGAAGAGCTGCAGACAGCCTGAGGAATCGAAGCTTAGGAGGGGACCCATCCATGGAGGCAAGATGGTAGGTGCAAGGGACAGAGGAAGATGGACAACACAAGGACGGCACCAGCGGCAGGCAAGACACACTTGCTGAGGGGGACGGGAGTGGAGGACGTCGCTGGCCAGTACGGTTGCAGGTCACTGTTAGGAAAGGAGtgagggagggaggaaggagaagagAAGGTTTGAAAATCTATATGATGGCATTTAAAGTTGTAATGGCATAATCTAATTTTCCCAAAACTTGGATCAATACACATTACAGCCTAAAATCCATATCCATTCATCCAAATTTGGAGTACTACTCAAAGCCCNNNNNNNNNNNNNNNNNNNNNNNNNNNNNNNNNNNNNNNNNNNNNNNNNNNNNNNNNNNNNNNNNNNNNNNNNNNNNNNNNNNNNNNNNNNNNNNNNNNNNNNNNNNNNNNNNNNNNNNNNNNNNNGCGCGCGCGCACGAGGGGTAATACAAAGAGAAAGAGAGACATCGATACTCACCAGCGGCGGCACACCCAGCAACAGCAAGCCTCCGTTGCAGCCGTCCAACAGCTGAGCACCACGGAGAGGCGAGCAAGAGAGGCTGCGGTGCCGCAGCAGAGACAGACCTAGCTAAGGCAAAGGTCATGGCAGGCAAGGTGTGTGTGATGCAAATGGGTTTCCCTATATACACCGTggctatttattttcttctatattATAAGGTTTTCAGTTACACCGGTGGTCAGAAAGCGCGTACGCTATGGTAGAACGGTCAAACAGAGTTGAGTGGTGAGAAATCAATACAACCTAAACATGTGGGTTTGTAGTCACAAGCAACTTCTCAGGCTTTCCATACATGTCATTATCTAGGGCTTTAGGGTGATGAGAGACTTACTCAGCCACTGTTCTCAAGTACATAAATGTCATCATCCTGCTGCCTTTTATGCTCGTATATATTGCCTCTTTGGCCCCATCCTGTTCTCACTCTATTGGTAATTTTCATAACCGTATGAGCACTGTCATCTCTGCATTTCAAAAATGAAGTCAGAGTCATTGCAGCTCAACAGAGAAAGTGAACTTTACTATCTTTTAGAGTTAGTTTGTGTTTCTTGTAAGATGAAACCTTGCATCAAAATAAACTCTGTTTAAACAATATGCCTTGGTTATTGTACTAAATTTAAACAATACTTCATAGTCTAAGCGCTACAGAATCCTTGCATCCAAATAAACAGAAGAAGATTGAAGTAAACACATAACAAGAAACTTGATCGTGATAATACCTGTGCAGAAGGGAATGCCAATCACTTTCAGCATACTTGCCATGCTCATGCTTCCGGCTTCCAGTAGTAACCACACCAGAAACAGTAGCATGACCAACATTACCATCTGCCATTTCCATCATCTTTTCCGACAGTATATCAGCATCCTGCTTCTTTCCCGTTTCACTTAGTACATCTATGACAGGCATGAATGTGGCTGGATCAAATGAATATCCTTTAGCTATAAACAACTTGAGAAGACTATGCGCTTGGTCTGCCTCACGAACATCGCAGAGCCCCACGATGATCTGCTTATATGGGAAACTTTGGATGGAGATTCTCATTTCAAGTGCTGTTTCAAGAATGTTCTTGGCTTCTATCCACCTAGCATAAGTGGAGAGTTCGGCGCACATTAGGCAATAGAGCACTTCCTTCTGACCACATGTACTCAAAGCAACATCAAATACCCTCTGAGCTGCAGAGAAATCTGCAATCTTACAAAAAGCCTTGATCAACAAGCCAAAAGAAGTTACATTAGGAACTATTTCATTCTGCAACATTTCATCTAACAAAGGCATTGCTTTGTTCACCATTCCTTGTTCACAAAAGGATTTTATCAAGCTATTGTAGGTCATGACGTTAGAAGAGATCCCCTTCTCCTTCATTTCACTCATCAATTCAAGGATTTCATCCGACATGTGTTTTTCTTGAAATCCCCAAATCAACAAGTTGTATGACCTTGTGCTTGGGTTGAAACCTTTCTTTTCCATGTCTCTCAGAACCTTGATGGCTGAAGATGTCTTGCCATGCTTGCAATAACCGTGAATAAAGGTATCATATATAACTGAATCAGGAGAAATATCTTTTGCTATCATCTCAAGTAATCGTTTCTTTGCTTCTTCAAACCTTCCTTCTTTGCACAATGCATTCATCAAAGTTGTGTAAGTGATTCGGTCAGGTAGACATTTTTTGCTGAGGAAAGAATCACTCGCTAAACTTGAAAACGAACTACCCAATCTGCCAAGAGCCAAACTTCCTTCATTCCACATTTCATCGACAATGTCCATAGCCATATCTAATTTACTGCTTCTGCATAGTCCATCAATAATGATATTGCAGCTTGTTGTATCCAAGCTATATCCTTTCTCACCCATCCTCTCCAACAACCTTTCTACCTCTGTAGTCCTACCAGCTTTCCACAAACTCTCCAGCAAAACATTGTAGGTGAACAAATTTGGGGCACACCCCTTCTGCGCCATCTCATCAAGGATCCTGTTGGCAGCGACAGTGTTTCCCTTCGAGCAATAAGCACGGAGCAAACTAGTATAAGTCACAACATCTGGTGTCATCACACCACTCCTCACAAAATCCTCAACTCTCCTTACATCAAACGATTTGCCCTCCTTACACAATCCATCAACAATGATGTTGTATGTATAGCTATTAGGCTGGACACCCTCATGAGCCATCTCGCTCAGCAACTCTTGCGCCTCTCCGATCTTACCATTCCTCACCAATCCTGACAACCAGCGGTTGTAACTCTCGACCTTCCTCAGGAACCCACCACATCTCATAATGTCCACCAGCACCCTTGCCTCATCCACCATCCCGGCATCACAGAAACCGCTGAGCATCACATCAAACGTCACCTGATCAGGCCTCGGCAGACCCGGCTTCAGGGCCTCCTGCATATCATTGAATATCATGTATGCCTCCAGCACCCGGCCAGCCTTGCAGAGCGCAGAGATCCTGCCATTGAACGTGACCACATTGGGCGCGAGCCCCTGCGCCCGCATCCGTTCCACCAGCCTCTCGGCCTGGTCCACCTGGCCCTCCCGGCAGAACCCCGCCACCACCGTGTTGCAGACCACCAGGTTCATCctcggcatttcgtcgagcaccccGAGCGCATCGGCGCTCCTGCCCGCGCGGCAGTATCCTCGCGCCAGGATCCCAAAGCTGAAGTCGTTCCTGGCGGGCATCGCGTCGAACACCCTGCGTGCGAGGTCCATGCGGCCGGCGGCGCAGAGCGCCTGCAGCAGCACGTTGCGGGTGAAGACGTCGGGGGCGGCGCCGGAGAGGAGGAGATCCTTGTAGAGCGACTCGACGAGGTCGAGGCGGGACTCCCCGAgcgcggcgaggaggaggcggttGTAGACGGGGGTGGGCGGCGGGCGGAGCGCGGGGCCGGGGAGCGCGCGGAGGGAGCGGAAGGCGGAGAGGGAGAAGTCGAGCGGGACGCGCGGGGAGGCGGATGCGGCGGAGAGCAGCGCGAAGAGGTGCGGGGCGGGGTCCGGGAGGGAGAGGAGGTGGGcgaggaggcgcgggaggagcgggtggCCGGAGGgatcggcggcgaggaggcgggagAGGAACGAGGTGGAGTGCGGCGGCGGAGGGGAGGCCGGGGAGGAGAGGTCGAGGAAGAGGCGGAGCGcggcggcggggttggcggcgttgcGGCGGAGGAGCGCGAGGAGGGGGATGGCGGCGGAGGGGGAGGTGGACATGGGAGGGTCGCGgccgcggcgagggcggcggcggaaagGGTTTAAACGTGCCCCCGCTGGCTGGCTGGCTGATCGGTGGGGTACACTGTTAGGTCAACGGTCCGGTTCTCTCTCACTGCTCTGTGGGGCCAAATCGTCCTACTTGTCACTGCTCTGTGGGGCCAAATCATCCTAGATCGTGAGCTCACTAGAAAACCATGCTATGCATATTCGTGATCACCCATTTACAAATTGCCACATGCTCACATTCTTAGCTCATGCTTACAACAAATTAATTCTTCCAAGTTACAAAGGAAATGACCTCCCACATACTTAATGGCCCCATTTTTTTTTAAGAATGCGAACGAATCTAAGGGATTTTTGTTGCAAAATATCTAAGGCTGAGAAATGTGAAAATGTCGAGAACGCTGACCTACCGTAGTTGTTTAACAATCGCCAAGGGCAACTCCACCGGGCCAACCAAAACGAACACATAATGTGCTTTGTTTTTTGCCCATTTGGATCGGCCAGACACAAATTAAAGTCTGGCCGTGTCCGTCGGTTAGTAGGTGCGACCAACGCATTTTAGATTTTAACCAAATTTTAAATTATAAACATATACATTACCGCCAATAGTCCGTTCATTGCATAATTAAAATAAAAACataactaaaaaaataaaactgGCCGGTTGTCGTCGTCCTTGCCCTCGATCTACTCTACTGGTCGTCGTCATTGTCGACGAGGTTGATGAATACCAGAGTCGCCCATGGATAAGGCCATGGTACCGATCATGCAcgctggttgttgctgctgctctagCTTCGGCTCCACCCACTCCGGCATGCAGGGCACCGTGGACGTCCACGACTACGAGCGCCCCACTAGCGACGCAAGTGGCCACGACTCAGGCTCAAGCATGGCGAAAGCGCCTACGGCCAGCGCCAGTGCCAGGCCAGACCACTGGGCGAGCTCGTCGAGGTGGGAGTCCTCGAGGACCTTCTTGAAGGCCTCGTCgttctcctcgccctcctcctccaccCCCGCCGGCTGTGGTGCTGGAGCGCGTGCGGCAAGGCACGGGGCGCTGGCGCACAACCGGCAATGATGGTTGTGCTCGTCGATGAACCACGCATCCCAGTGCGTGGAGTCCACCGCGAATACTGGGCCGTTGCGGAGGTCGATCGGGAGCTGAGCTGACGATGGCAGATCCTCGCCTCCCACACGCGACCTCTGGCATTGGTTACAATGTGAGGCGTGCGACAGGTTCACGTCCGCCTAGGGCACGGGGATGGCGTTCTCCCAGTAGTGTCGGCACTGGTGGACGGGCACGTAGATGCGTTCACGCACCGGCG is drawn from Triticum dicoccoides isolate Atlit2015 ecotype Zavitan chromosome 6B, WEW_v2.0, whole genome shotgun sequence and contains these coding sequences:
- the LOC119324289 gene encoding uncharacterized protein LOC119324289; translated protein: MGIAGLPSDILVEVTARIAGESTTPLDDIVSLRRSCKVFRDATAAREVGRCMAVDREWRLHWWDKERFLSVLGECAATGNPEASYILGLEEICNRRGKESGLQHLHRAMKHGHAVAAYTIGMIMLRDAYNPEGIEEAMGYLEGCSAARTKSKIKIASVRREAASVMRRLTMRRWRTAEPAAPCADPRCGEMETAEAWDEDDEQRRFCSRLCRWKHEYRKFVQRI
- the LOC119320885 gene encoding pentatricopeptide repeat-containing protein At2g17140-like codes for the protein MSTSPSAAIPLLALLRRNAANPAAALRLFLDLSSPASPPPPHSTSFLSRLLAADPSGHPLLPRLLAHLLSLPDPAPHLFALLSAASASPRVPLDFSLSAFRSLRALPGPALRPPPTPVYNRLLLAALGESRLDLVESLYKDLLLSGAAPDVFTRNVLLQALCAAGRMDLARRVFDAMPARNDFSFGILARGYCRAGRSADALGVLDEMPRMNLVVCNTVVAGFCREGQVDQAERLVERMRAQGLAPNVVTFNGRISALCKAGRVLEAYMIFNDMQEALKPGLPRPDQVTFDVMLSGFCDAGMVDEARVLVDIMRCGGFLRKVESYNRWLSGLVRNGKIGEAQELLSEMAHEGVQPNSYTYNIIVDGLCKEGKSFDVRRVEDFVRSGVMTPDVVTYTSLLRAYCSKGNTVAANRILDEMAQKGCAPNLFTYNVLLESLWKAGRTTEVERLLERMGEKGYSLDTTSCNIIIDGLCRSSKLDMAMDIVDEMWNEGSLALGRLGSSFSSLASDSFLSKKCLPDRITYTTLMNALCKEGRFEEAKKRLLEMIAKDISPDSVIYDTFIHGYCKHGKTSSAIKVLRDMEKKGFNPSTRSYNLLIWGFQEKHMSDEILELMSEMKEKGISSNVMTYNSLIKSFCEQGMVNKAMPLLDEMLQNEIVPNVTSFGLLIKAFCKIADFSAAQRVFDVALSTCGQKEVLYCLMCAELSTYARWIEAKNILETALEMRISIQSFPYKQIIVGLCDVREADQAHSLLKLFIAKGYSFDPATFMPVIDVLSETGKKQDADILSEKMMEMADGNVGHATVSGVVTTGSRKHEHGKYAESDWHSLLHRDDSAHTVMKITNRVRTGWGQRGNIYEHKRQQDDDIYVLENSG